One window of the Sparus aurata chromosome 7, fSpaAur1.1, whole genome shotgun sequence genome contains the following:
- the trim101 gene encoding tripartite motif containing 101 isoform X2, producing MERKEEVKFSGAAMSLPVDLSCLQGGGGGGAEGEAALAALEKQLICPICLELFNKPVVILPCEHNLCRKCANELYQPSLFQARTTMLVNSGRFRCPSCRHEVVLDRHGVYGLQRNLLVENIIDVYKQEVSNNLNKEPSPLPPPPPAAQVTCPDHEGEKVNIYCLTCQVPTCSLCKVFGAHQSHQVAPLTDVYQQQKDELNKEVSSLVAFNDRVQSLINELEETCRNIEENCKTQKQNVCDKFSHMFSILEEKKKAMTQRISSEQEEKTGHAQALVRCYGDSVATNNKLMERAASSMEEPDMAAFVQNSRELITKVLAATASCPAETLKPGYESLSHYRYNFSRQERALRSLDFPKVVEDVPEEPEVTQEPEEPKEPSVQNTEAKHHPGTSTQNLESALEPVKEPVSAPAPAPAAPPAPGLVMDLQPETDGSQINVGGSGQVNNKKEEEKKEEEDRCAAPEPGKEGNICEDQEGMSTQQCEGAEAGSEAGDWTTQSETEDKQDAEDEEEEEEERRMNERNDTMFYPGWYKPSSWCSPVPADIQLKVQDAEQTICSSRPAEDHLLETEAPPQSPCSQSQPQPLKTPAVTPAVTPVVTPVPQLRPTQQEAAGEDDVTEEEDMQGWVCLPGAADRSVGSFDVGDGSSANNDSPSSEPPAETCSGLERGRSETDEDNVTLSDGGLEGAEEKEQHSEDDLHLKQRESGEFEDETLNKRRETGLEREAESTREDRSEGKRDVVDVGDDDDDVESLQDGDSEFEASGFAEKKEDGERNETKEKITSSDSLQMEAETRSPAQTGPPSSSRRPSFCFSWLNPLHKKK from the exons ATCCTGCCCTGCGAGCACAACCTCTGCAGGAAGTGTGCCAACGAGCTCTACCAG cCGTCGTTGTTCCAGGCTCGCACCACCATGCTCGTGAACAGCGGGCGTTTCCGCTGTCCGTCCTGCAGACACGAGGTGGTGCTGGATCGCCACGGAGTCTATGGCCTCCAGCGGAACCTGCTGGTGGAGAACATCATCGACGtctacaaacaggaagtcagcaacAACCTCAACAAGGAGCCGAG ccccctccctcctcctccacctgctgctcagGTGACCTGTCCGGACCATGAGGGGGAGAAGGTGAACATCTACTGTCTCACCTGTCAGGTTCCCACATGTTCTCTGTGTAAAGTGTTCGGGGCCCATCAGTCTCATCAGGTGGCTCCTCTGACAGACGTCTACCAGCAGCAGAAG GACGAGCTGAATAAAGAGGTCAGTTCTCTGGTGGCGTTCAACGACAGAGTCCAGAGTTTGATCAACGAGCTGGAGGAGACCTGCAGGAACATCGAG GAGAACTGTAAGACTCAGAAACAGAATGTGTGTGACAAGTTCAGTCACATGTTTTCCAtcctggaggagaaaaagaag GCGATGACGCAGCGAATCAGCTCCGAGCAGGAAGAGAAGACAGGCCACGCCCAGGCATTGGTGCGTTGCTATGGAGACAGCgtggcaaccaacaacaaaCTGATGGAGAGGGCGGCGAGCAGCATGGAGGAGCCGGAcatggctgcttttgtccag AATTCACGGGAGCTGATCACAAA AGTGTTGGCAGCGACCGCCTCGTGTCCGGCAGAGACGCTGAAGCCGGGTTATGAGAGTCTGAGCCACTACAGATATAACTTCAGCCGGCAGGAGAGAGCTCTGAGGAGCTTAGACTTCCCCAaag TTGTGGAAGACGTTCCTGAAGAACCAGAGGTGACACAAGAACCAGAGGAACCCAAAGAGCCCTCTGTTCAGAACACAGAAGCAAAACACCACCCGGGAACCTCCACCCAGAACCTGGAATCTGCTCTAGAACCAGTTAAAGAGCCGGTctcagcaccagcaccagcaccggcagctccaccagctccaggTCTGGTGATGGATCTGCAGCCGGAGACTGACGGCTCGCAGATAAACGTTGGAGGATCTGGTCAGGTGAACaacaagaaggaggaggagaagaaagaggaggaggacagatgtGCAGCTCCTGAGCCTGGTAAAGAGGGAAACATCTGCGAAGATCAGGAGGGAATGAGCACACAGCAG TGTGAAGGTGCAGAGGCAGGAAGTGAAGCAGGTGACTGGACAAcgcagagcgagacagaggacaaacaagatgctgaggatgaagaagaagaagaagaagaaaggaggatgAACGAGCGGAACGATACTATGTTTTACCCCGGCTGGTACAAACCAAGCAGCTGGTGCAGCCCGGTTCCTGCAGACATCCAGCTGAAAGTTCAGGATGCAGAGCAGACGATTTGTTCATCACGACCAGCAGAGGATCACCTGTTAGAGACCGAAGCTCCACCGCAGTCTCCATGCAGCCAATCCCAGCCTCAACCCCTGAAGACACCTGCtgtcacacctgctgtcacacCTGTTGTCACACCTGTCCCCCAGCTGAGACCGACccagcaggaggcagcaggagaagatgatgtcactgaggaggaggacatgCAGGGCTGGGTGTGTCTCCCAGGGGCTGCAGATAGAAGTGTCGGTAGTTTCGATGTTGGAGACGGTTCTTCTGCTAACAATGACAGTCCGTCATCCGAACCACCTGCTGAGACTTGTTCTGGGCTCGAGAGAGGAAGATCAGAGACGGACGAGGACAACGTGACGCTCAGCGATGGAGGGTTAGAGGGCgcagaagagaaagagcagCACAGTGAGGATGATTTACATCTGAAACAAAGAGAGTCGGGAGAGTTTGAAGATGAGACGCTGAATAAAAGGCGGGAAACAGGATTAGAGAGGGAGGCTGAATCTACGAGGGAGGATCGCTCTGAAGGGAAACGTGACGTCGTGGATGtcggagatgatgatgatgatgtagagAGTTTGCAAGATGGAGACTCAGAGTTTGAGGCTTCAGGTTTTGCAGAAAAGAAggaggacggagagagaaaCGAAACCAAAGAGAAAATAacctcctctgactctctgcaG ATGGAGGCTGAGACCAGGAGTCCGGCTCAGACcggtcctccctcctcttctcgtCGACCCAGTTTCTGCTTCTCCTGGCTGAACCCCCTCCACAAGAAGAAGTAG
- the trim101 gene encoding tripartite motif containing 101 isoform X3: MERKEEVKFSGAAMSLPVDLSCLQGGGGGGAEGEAALAALEKQLICPICLELFNKPVVILPCEHNLCRKCANELYQPSLFQARTTMLVNSGRFRCPSCRHEVVLDRHGVYGLQRNLLVENIIDVYKQEVSNNLNKEPSPLPPPPPAAQVTCPDHEGEKVNIYCLTCQVPTCSLCKVFGAHQSHQVAPLTDVYQQQKDELNKEVSSLVAFNDRVQSLINELEETCRNIEENCKTQKQNVCDKFSHMFSILEEKKKAMTQRISSEQEEKTGHAQALVRCYGDSVATNNKLMERAASSMEEPDMAAFVQNSRELITKVLAATASCPAETLKPGYESLSHYRYNFSRQERALRSLDFPKVVEDVPEEPEVTQEPEEPKEPSVQNTEAKHHPGTSTQNLESALEPVKEPVSAPAPAPAAPPAPGLVMDLQPETDGSQINVGGSGQVNNKKEEEKKEEEDRCAAPEPGKEGNICEDQEGMSTQQCEGAEAGSEAGDWTTQSETEDKQDAEDEEEEEEERRMNERNDTMFYPGWYKPSSWCSPVPADIQLKVQDAEQTICSSRPAEDHLLETEAPPQSPCSQSQPQPLKTPAVTPAVTPVVTPVPQLRPTQQEAAGEDDVTEEEDMQGWVCLPGAADRSVGSFDVGDGSSANNDSPSSEPPAETCSGLERGRSETDEDNVTLSDGGLEGAEEKEQHSEDDLHLKQRESGEFEDETLNKRRETGLEREAESTREDRSEGKRDVVDVGDDDDDVESLQDGDSEFEASGFAEKKEDGERNETKEKITSSDSLQAVTLLFYLLAFLVILQRVWAYIGCFICT; this comes from the exons ATCCTGCCCTGCGAGCACAACCTCTGCAGGAAGTGTGCCAACGAGCTCTACCAG cCGTCGTTGTTCCAGGCTCGCACCACCATGCTCGTGAACAGCGGGCGTTTCCGCTGTCCGTCCTGCAGACACGAGGTGGTGCTGGATCGCCACGGAGTCTATGGCCTCCAGCGGAACCTGCTGGTGGAGAACATCATCGACGtctacaaacaggaagtcagcaacAACCTCAACAAGGAGCCGAG ccccctccctcctcctccacctgctgctcagGTGACCTGTCCGGACCATGAGGGGGAGAAGGTGAACATCTACTGTCTCACCTGTCAGGTTCCCACATGTTCTCTGTGTAAAGTGTTCGGGGCCCATCAGTCTCATCAGGTGGCTCCTCTGACAGACGTCTACCAGCAGCAGAAG GACGAGCTGAATAAAGAGGTCAGTTCTCTGGTGGCGTTCAACGACAGAGTCCAGAGTTTGATCAACGAGCTGGAGGAGACCTGCAGGAACATCGAG GAGAACTGTAAGACTCAGAAACAGAATGTGTGTGACAAGTTCAGTCACATGTTTTCCAtcctggaggagaaaaagaag GCGATGACGCAGCGAATCAGCTCCGAGCAGGAAGAGAAGACAGGCCACGCCCAGGCATTGGTGCGTTGCTATGGAGACAGCgtggcaaccaacaacaaaCTGATGGAGAGGGCGGCGAGCAGCATGGAGGAGCCGGAcatggctgcttttgtccag AATTCACGGGAGCTGATCACAAA AGTGTTGGCAGCGACCGCCTCGTGTCCGGCAGAGACGCTGAAGCCGGGTTATGAGAGTCTGAGCCACTACAGATATAACTTCAGCCGGCAGGAGAGAGCTCTGAGGAGCTTAGACTTCCCCAaag TTGTGGAAGACGTTCCTGAAGAACCAGAGGTGACACAAGAACCAGAGGAACCCAAAGAGCCCTCTGTTCAGAACACAGAAGCAAAACACCACCCGGGAACCTCCACCCAGAACCTGGAATCTGCTCTAGAACCAGTTAAAGAGCCGGTctcagcaccagcaccagcaccggcagctccaccagctccaggTCTGGTGATGGATCTGCAGCCGGAGACTGACGGCTCGCAGATAAACGTTGGAGGATCTGGTCAGGTGAACaacaagaaggaggaggagaagaaagaggaggaggacagatgtGCAGCTCCTGAGCCTGGTAAAGAGGGAAACATCTGCGAAGATCAGGAGGGAATGAGCACACAGCAG TGTGAAGGTGCAGAGGCAGGAAGTGAAGCAGGTGACTGGACAAcgcagagcgagacagaggacaaacaagatgctgaggatgaagaagaagaagaagaagaaaggaggatgAACGAGCGGAACGATACTATGTTTTACCCCGGCTGGTACAAACCAAGCAGCTGGTGCAGCCCGGTTCCTGCAGACATCCAGCTGAAAGTTCAGGATGCAGAGCAGACGATTTGTTCATCACGACCAGCAGAGGATCACCTGTTAGAGACCGAAGCTCCACCGCAGTCTCCATGCAGCCAATCCCAGCCTCAACCCCTGAAGACACCTGCtgtcacacctgctgtcacacCTGTTGTCACACCTGTCCCCCAGCTGAGACCGACccagcaggaggcagcaggagaagatgatgtcactgaggaggaggacatgCAGGGCTGGGTGTGTCTCCCAGGGGCTGCAGATAGAAGTGTCGGTAGTTTCGATGTTGGAGACGGTTCTTCTGCTAACAATGACAGTCCGTCATCCGAACCACCTGCTGAGACTTGTTCTGGGCTCGAGAGAGGAAGATCAGAGACGGACGAGGACAACGTGACGCTCAGCGATGGAGGGTTAGAGGGCgcagaagagaaagagcagCACAGTGAGGATGATTTACATCTGAAACAAAGAGAGTCGGGAGAGTTTGAAGATGAGACGCTGAATAAAAGGCGGGAAACAGGATTAGAGAGGGAGGCTGAATCTACGAGGGAGGATCGCTCTGAAGGGAAACGTGACGTCGTGGATGtcggagatgatgatgatgatgtagagAGTTTGCAAGATGGAGACTCAGAGTTTGAGGCTTCAGGTTTTGCAGAAAAGAAggaggacggagagagaaaCGAAACCAAAGAGAAAATAacctcctctgactctctgcaG GCTGTCACTCTGCTCTTCTACCTGTTGGCCTTCCTGGTCATTCTGCAGAGGGTGTGGGCTTACATCGGCTGCTTCATTTGCACATAA
- the trim101 gene encoding tripartite motif containing 101 isoform X1: MERKEEVKFSGAAMSLPVDLSCLQGGGGGGAEGEAALAALEKQLICPICLELFNKPVVILPCEHNLCRKCANELYQPSLFQARTTMLVNSGRFRCPSCRHEVVLDRHGVYGLQRNLLVENIIDVYKQEVSNNLNKEPSPLPPPPPAAQVTCPDHEGEKVNIYCLTCQVPTCSLCKVFGAHQSHQVAPLTDVYQQQKDELNKEVSSLVAFNDRVQSLINELEETCRNIEENCKTQKQNVCDKFSHMFSILEEKKKAMTQRISSEQEEKTGHAQALVRCYGDSVATNNKLMERAASSMEEPDMAAFVQNSRELITKVLAATASCPAETLKPGYESLSHYRYNFSRQERALRSLDFPKVVEDVPEEPEVTQEPEEPKEPSVQNTEAKHHPGTSTQNLESALEPVKEPVSAPAPAPAAPPAPGLVMDLQPETDGSQINVGGSGQVNNKKEEEKKEEEDRCAAPEPGKEGNICEDQEGMSTQQCEGAEAGSEAGDWTTQSETEDKQDAEDEEEEEEERRMNERNDTMFYPGWYKPSSWCSPVPADIQLKVQDAEQTICSSRPAEDHLLETEAPPQSPCSQSQPQPLKTPAVTPAVTPVVTPVPQLRPTQQEAAGEDDVTEEEDMQGWVCLPGAADRSVGSFDVGDGSSANNDSPSSEPPAETCSGLERGRSETDEDNVTLSDGGLEGAEEKEQHSEDDLHLKQRESGEFEDETLNKRRETGLEREAESTREDRSEGKRDVVDVGDDDDDVESLQDGDSEFEASGFAEKKEDGERNETKEKITSSDSLQVSVVWFYLRHHHHHHPAPPHPPADVASPPHCLLLLLLLMFRDISG, from the exons ATCCTGCCCTGCGAGCACAACCTCTGCAGGAAGTGTGCCAACGAGCTCTACCAG cCGTCGTTGTTCCAGGCTCGCACCACCATGCTCGTGAACAGCGGGCGTTTCCGCTGTCCGTCCTGCAGACACGAGGTGGTGCTGGATCGCCACGGAGTCTATGGCCTCCAGCGGAACCTGCTGGTGGAGAACATCATCGACGtctacaaacaggaagtcagcaacAACCTCAACAAGGAGCCGAG ccccctccctcctcctccacctgctgctcagGTGACCTGTCCGGACCATGAGGGGGAGAAGGTGAACATCTACTGTCTCACCTGTCAGGTTCCCACATGTTCTCTGTGTAAAGTGTTCGGGGCCCATCAGTCTCATCAGGTGGCTCCTCTGACAGACGTCTACCAGCAGCAGAAG GACGAGCTGAATAAAGAGGTCAGTTCTCTGGTGGCGTTCAACGACAGAGTCCAGAGTTTGATCAACGAGCTGGAGGAGACCTGCAGGAACATCGAG GAGAACTGTAAGACTCAGAAACAGAATGTGTGTGACAAGTTCAGTCACATGTTTTCCAtcctggaggagaaaaagaag GCGATGACGCAGCGAATCAGCTCCGAGCAGGAAGAGAAGACAGGCCACGCCCAGGCATTGGTGCGTTGCTATGGAGACAGCgtggcaaccaacaacaaaCTGATGGAGAGGGCGGCGAGCAGCATGGAGGAGCCGGAcatggctgcttttgtccag AATTCACGGGAGCTGATCACAAA AGTGTTGGCAGCGACCGCCTCGTGTCCGGCAGAGACGCTGAAGCCGGGTTATGAGAGTCTGAGCCACTACAGATATAACTTCAGCCGGCAGGAGAGAGCTCTGAGGAGCTTAGACTTCCCCAaag TTGTGGAAGACGTTCCTGAAGAACCAGAGGTGACACAAGAACCAGAGGAACCCAAAGAGCCCTCTGTTCAGAACACAGAAGCAAAACACCACCCGGGAACCTCCACCCAGAACCTGGAATCTGCTCTAGAACCAGTTAAAGAGCCGGTctcagcaccagcaccagcaccggcagctccaccagctccaggTCTGGTGATGGATCTGCAGCCGGAGACTGACGGCTCGCAGATAAACGTTGGAGGATCTGGTCAGGTGAACaacaagaaggaggaggagaagaaagaggaggaggacagatgtGCAGCTCCTGAGCCTGGTAAAGAGGGAAACATCTGCGAAGATCAGGAGGGAATGAGCACACAGCAG TGTGAAGGTGCAGAGGCAGGAAGTGAAGCAGGTGACTGGACAAcgcagagcgagacagaggacaaacaagatgctgaggatgaagaagaagaagaagaagaaaggaggatgAACGAGCGGAACGATACTATGTTTTACCCCGGCTGGTACAAACCAAGCAGCTGGTGCAGCCCGGTTCCTGCAGACATCCAGCTGAAAGTTCAGGATGCAGAGCAGACGATTTGTTCATCACGACCAGCAGAGGATCACCTGTTAGAGACCGAAGCTCCACCGCAGTCTCCATGCAGCCAATCCCAGCCTCAACCCCTGAAGACACCTGCtgtcacacctgctgtcacacCTGTTGTCACACCTGTCCCCCAGCTGAGACCGACccagcaggaggcagcaggagaagatgatgtcactgaggaggaggacatgCAGGGCTGGGTGTGTCTCCCAGGGGCTGCAGATAGAAGTGTCGGTAGTTTCGATGTTGGAGACGGTTCTTCTGCTAACAATGACAGTCCGTCATCCGAACCACCTGCTGAGACTTGTTCTGGGCTCGAGAGAGGAAGATCAGAGACGGACGAGGACAACGTGACGCTCAGCGATGGAGGGTTAGAGGGCgcagaagagaaagagcagCACAGTGAGGATGATTTACATCTGAAACAAAGAGAGTCGGGAGAGTTTGAAGATGAGACGCTGAATAAAAGGCGGGAAACAGGATTAGAGAGGGAGGCTGAATCTACGAGGGAGGATCGCTCTGAAGGGAAACGTGACGTCGTGGATGtcggagatgatgatgatgatgtagagAGTTTGCAAGATGGAGACTCAGAGTTTGAGGCTTCAGGTTTTGCAGAAAAGAAggaggacggagagagaaaCGAAACCAAAGAGAAAATAacctcctctgactctctgcaGGTCAGTGTCGTCTGGTTTTACCTCcgtcaccatcatcaccatcatcctgctcctcctcatccacCCGCTGACGTGGCTTCACCTCCAcattgtcttcttcttttgttgctGCTCATGTTTCGAGACATTTCTGGCTGA